From Cherax quadricarinatus isolate ZL_2023a chromosome 49, ASM3850222v1, whole genome shotgun sequence:
ttccggtaattaatttttatagtggatcagaagaagataaattatgtaacatcacagtcactagtgaaatggttgtgaagcagatagactgaagcaaaataagtcaccgggtcctgatgaggttttttcaagggttctaaaggaatgcaaaatggaagtctgtgaaccattaactaatatttttaatttatctcttcaaacaggtgcagtgtctgatatgtggaagatggctaatgtaattcctatttttaaaacaggggacaagtcgttaccgtcaaattaccgcccaataagcctgacctcaattgtaggcaaattactagagtcaattatagctgagattataagaagccatctcgataagcatagcttgattaatgatactcagcatggattcacaagaggccggtcttgtctaactaatttattaactttcttcagtaaagcttttgaggctgttgaccacgataaagaatttgatattatttacttagattttagtaaggcatttgatagagttccgcaccaaagactgttgaagaaagtagcagctcatggcattgggggaagggtgctctcgtggatcgaatcatggctcacagacaggaagcaaagagtgtccataaatggggttaaatccgagtggggatcagtaacaagtggcgttccacagggatcagtcttgggcccgttgttgtttataatatatatcaatgatcttgatgaaggaattactagtgatatgagcaaattcgccgatgacacgaagataggtaggataattgattcaaacgtagatgttagggaacttcaggaggatttagacaaactctactcttggtcagaaaagtggcagatgcagttcaatgtagataaatgcaaggttctgaagctcgggagtgtccataaccctagcacttataagttaaataatgtagatcttaaccatacagattgcgaaaaggacttgggggttatggtaagcagcaaccttaaaccaagacagcaatgcctaagcgtacgtaataaggcaaatagattacccagatgttacacatgtgtctaatttacccagatgttacacatgtgtctaatttacccagatgttacacatgtgtctaatttacccagatgttacacatgtgtctaatttacccagatgttacacatgtgtctaatttttcatcttgtcagtattgtataccatattaATATTCTCTCAAATCGTTCATTGTGCCTGCGTATTGGtattgtttgtagatgaatggttcagagaaccgacatgttgatattgTGAAATACGTGTCTGGAGATCTCTGGATGCCTCTCCCACGTATTGTGTACTGTGGGACAATAACAAAAAACTCCCACATATGCcaacttttcggtccgacttggaccattaactagtcggaTCGAAATGTCTTTCTTTCTcatatgtgcgagttatttgtgcattgtccCAGTCAGGGCATTGTGCCCTTTATTCCTTAGGTGGATGAAAATGGTTGATTTTGAGAAAGGcctggatcagtaggcctgttggagTGTTCCttgattcttatgttcttaactaatgtgatattttattgtagcAATACTGCTTCTGAATAAATTGTTGAGAAATCGACAAGTAGCATCTGTGAAGTTGTCAATATTGAtgttgatgtagtagtagtagtaatagtagtagtagtagtaatagtagtagtagtagtggtggtgttggtagtggcagtagAAGACAGGTATATAAAGCAGGGATGGCGCCTGGAAGTCAACAGTCAAGAATAATGTCTTCAATGATGAGCATATCAGTGTGTTTGATGCTCCTGTCTGGAGTAACACTAATCACATGCCGACCCTGGCATCCCAAACCGTTCATTCCGGCAGCCAATCGTAAGCACCTTCAGTTTTGTTTTTCAGTTTTCAGTTCATTACGTAAATGGAAGAGACACTTACCAGGACCTTTGTCCTGTCTTTTATTATTTCATTCTTGGTCTAACGTAATTCCGACAAATAAGATCCATCCACCAACTGTCCATTTTTTTATTGAGACTTCGCCGACTAGGAGCTTTGCCATATCAATccttcaacttgtcgatattatCCACTTTTCGTTGAATGAGAGGTTATTGTTACTATTGTTTAAAGGGCACTGCCATAGTAGTAAAACATGTGAATAAACATATATTTGCTTGCATTTTATTTAGCATTGTTTAATACTTGTTCTAAATATTCAGATTTGCAGGTGCCTTACATATATCATACATATATCATTTAGTAATTGTTTGTCTATCTTCACAGCATCGCTCGTGCCTGGTATAAAGCCCGTACCTGATTTATCATGGATAACCAAGGTCAGGTCAGTGTTTGACCTGCTCCTCCATGTATCTTCACCTGTGAGTGACATTCACATGCGCAACAAGGAAGTtacgtacctcttcttaaatatTTGTCACTTTCAGTTGTGGAATAATGATACTCATCTTAGCCTAAATATATGCCCGATTATTACCGCTGACGAAGATCATTCATCGCCTCCTAAGTACATGCCTATCCTACCTGAAGAAGAAAGTAACTCTTCTAAACCGAAGTATATGCCTATCCTACTAGGAGAAAGCAACTCTTCTAGGCCTAAACATATGCCTGTTGTACCAGAAGAAAGGAAGTCTCCGTGGCCTAAATATATGTCTGTCGTACCGGAAGAAGAAAGCAACTCTTCTAGGCCTAAATATATGCCTGTCGTGCCAGAAGAAGAAAGCAACTCTTCTAGGCCTAAATATATGCCTGTCGTACCAGAAGAAGAAAGCAACTCTTCTAGGCCTAAATATATGCCTGT
This genomic window contains:
- the LOC128696923 gene encoding uncharacterized protein, producing the protein MAPGSQQSRIMSSMMSISVCLMLLSGVTLITCRPWHPKPFIPAANPSLVPGIKPVPDLSWITKVRSVFDLLLHVSSPVSDIHMRNKEVTYLFLNICHFQLWNNDTHLSLNICPIITADEDHSSPPKYMPILPEEESNSSKPKYMPILLGESNSSRPKHMPVVPEERKSPWPKYMSVVPEEESNSSRPKYMPVVPEEESNSSRPKYMPVVPEEESNSSRPKYMPVVPEESNSSRPKYMPVVPEESNSSRPKYMPVVPEEESNSSRPKYMPVVPEEESNSPWPKYMPVVPEESNSSRPKYMPVVPEESNSPWPKYMPVVPEESNSSRPKYMPVVPEEESNSPWPKHMPVLPEESNSPWPKYMSVLPEASNSSWPKYMPLTPEESNSSSLNYIYLVREE